Genomic segment of Danaus plexippus chromosome 5, MEX_DaPlex, whole genome shotgun sequence:
AGTTTATCCTCGTATTCCGATCTGAAAACCTTTGTAAAACCAAATctttttccaaaataaaaagaactaaATGCTATAAACCAAGAAGATattaggttcttttcaaaccagattcaataaaaaaaaagtacatacACAAACAACTCTTATGTTatacatgaaatttaaattgtctaaaacctatttaacttatatttatgtaaagtttTGACAGGTTTGCATAGTAACAACGCTGATAAAAAGTTCCGAAAACCCATGAGCAAAAGCTAGCTAGAAACTTCAGCGGTGGAATCCAGAAGTTTCCCAAAGTGGGTAAGAAAACAACAAGAAAAACATGGCGACGCGGAACGCTTGACGTGTTTCCAATACGAAACTCGAGCTACGTTTTAAATAGCCGAGTCCAGCAAAAAcaagaaagtttttaatttaactttaaatccAAAATCTTCTCAGCAAATATTTACGATGACTGTGTCCATTTAAATcagatattgttatattttttatgtttaagtatcataatatatactagTCACAGACCAAAAACAACGATATAAACTTAAGTTCATtacttttttgtgtttattgcGTAAACTGTAATTTTGGAcacatttatcaaaataattataaagacttttacttaaaaaaaggtaaaacATTTGAGCTAACAAAAGGATGCAATGATAAATACCTCAGAAAGGTGTTGCATTCCTCTTTTTAAAGATATGATCAAAACAAGTGTAATGGATgtggtattattattttataatgacaaatgaaatgttactctcatattataatgaaatattctaACGCGTCTTTCGATAAAGCAGTGAATAGAAAATCTTTAAATGGAAGCCCAAATTGTATTATCTAATAAATCAGTGTTCGttttcaaattgaaaataatctcTTTGTTTCGATggagttatataataataatggcgAGATAACttagaatattaaatcaaacccGAAAATTCCACTCGAAAACGCATCAGATCCATAAATCAAGTATTATTCTCTCTTTCGGCACACGTGAAAGGATAATAAGGAAAATGGGTCCGTTTATCAAATTCACCCGAACATTTCTAATGCAAAACAAATCCGACAGATTTCCAATAACACTCATTCATTTTGGATTTGTTACGAACATTTTGTccgattaatttaatttctcatCCGAAAACGGGCGATTAATGCACCTAACCTGTCCACCCATAAAAGCCATTCCGCATTCCTATTTGCCGCAAATGGTCATTTAACCTATcaatgtgaaattaaaatcgCCTGTGGCATAATACACTCTAATCATTCTGTTTCCTTCgacaaaaatacttaatatttcgtTAGTAAGTTACTTGGAAATTTTAccgcaataaaatataaatgggaAAAGTTTgaacaaatatgtttatttatttaaatagggtGTGTGAGAAATGATTGTGAGTTATTATGGTTacacgtatatataatattatgaaatttcaattggatattttttgattaacaGTTTGTAAAACTTTGATGCGGCGGAGAAATTTTGCTGGAACGCAGGAATACCAAAGGAGTAAATTtagattaaagatttttgtaataagttttcgtattaaatattttttctatggtGCCATAATGAATTAAGTCTTGTAACGAATTTCTTATTAAGAAGCACTAAACAGAGCACATTAAAGTCAATTCCACTCAAGTTagaagatatattaaatgaagaaaaaactGATATGCCATTTTTAATCGGTTACAATTCaaattcatttgttatttgctttatttgtcataaaaatatgaacagaatatatattctttgcTTCTAAAAAATCCTAAAAGCCCATGAGTCATCATATGGTAAGCATAGATTTCTATGAGGCAAACGATAAGAGGGCCCATGCAACGTTCTCACCTTCTTCACCGAAcgcttaaaattcaaaaacctTGTGTCTGGATGTCTCATTTATACAACTGTACTGTAATTTCTAACAGGCCCCTTACACTATCAATGCGTTTTTTCGcttaatgttataaagtatTGGACCACTTTAGTGCTAAATATGAAACATACTAGTTTGCgaagaaaatattgtataggTTAACAATCCAATGGAATACTCAGAAAGTgcttaaaaattaacagtataagtaaaaatacagTCATTCATTATTAATGCTATCTTATCTCAACATTTGCTCACACATAATTTAATGAGAACATTAACATATACCTCAGAAATGTTATCGTTATAGCACTATTAATTGTAAGCCAATTATCGAGAAATTGATCTCGACAATCTAGGCTTTGCCAATAATAACCCAATGACTACGACGACAGCTCAGAGTTATAGTCgctttaaatcaatataaataaacagtttacttattattttccagAATATCATTCACggaaatttaaaacagatcAAAACAAAAGCCGACCGCGAAAAATATCGGTAAAGAAACATGATAGCTTTGGGTTGTTACCAAATTACAAAGAAGGTTACTGGGTTTTTCTTTTCAGGGCCCATTATgtagtattatttgtttaaaatttcaactcTAAACTGTAGAGTATGCCTTCtacgtataataattttaattatataaaaataattttagttatatggctattacgtttatttttctGCTGTGAAAATGTCATGTTTCGTATCaaattttcaatgaataaataagGCAATGAGGTTTACTCTTTCAACATAACATTCACGGAAAGCCAATTATGTAATGTCATGTATTGTATTCAATACAAAGAAACTCAGCTCTGacctattttagtttttataaaatgttattatagtcaaaacattaaacaaaactcTATCCTGTTTTCTCTGTGctctttcataatattaaaattgctaatttaccttattataaaaaactaagaaTGCCTCGGATTATGAATTCACCAAATTCCCATATCggtgtaataaatttactatcaTCATTACAAATACctatatagaattataattaaatttttttgaatttaatgtaaaggatatcggttaatatattacgttaaagtaatgttttattcatgaattataaaatatctaaaactgTTACGTACCAAGAATGTAAATATGAATCAGCCACTGTTTGCTCTGAACGCAATAAATTCGTAGTCTCGCAAATGAACTTTTTAATCACATTGCCATCGAATACACTCCATATTCATTCTCAGTTGAAACAAAAACCGATGCGTTGGatgtgtatgaaatatttttaaaacattcgtAAATGATAAAAGacacttttatttactgttggtaataaaaagttaaatcatATTAGAAATTATCGATGAACGAACGTATAATGTTTAACCGACTttcaaagattaaaattttataaaataattatttcagaaatgatttattaaatcaccCCGTCCTCCTTCTAAGGTGTCTGACATGTGTATAAACTGTCACTTTGTTCTGTCAGAAGTGACTGTCTGACACGAAAcgtgacattatttattacgtcaCCCATCTTCTAAGATGGAACATTATTACgtttgtgtaaataatattttcgtatttcatataaattaaatgactccctaaaattaatattattataaaactttttagtatgagcaatattttgttcatatcAAATTTACTGTCCAAAACTTATCATGGGTTTCATATCTGTATGAacagacaaaataaatacacacaatttgacatataatttgtattaaatcaacAATATTCTTAGTCTTTACATTCTTTGGTATAATTAGCTCATTTAGgtataattaactatttataattcactTCTTGACCAGAATCGAGTACATCTATGGcgtatctatattatatagactATAATTATTCTTCATAGCGATAAAATGAAAGGGAAACCATTTGAATTGACCAATCAGATGTTAATAACGATACGAACAATTCAGTTAGATCTCTTGATTTCATTTTCTGTTTTTCGTTCCATTTCACTTTGTCACTTCGACGAAATACATTTGTACACATACGGCGGCTATGCCTATGTATTGTTAGCCCACACAATAATGTGGAGTAGGAGGAGGAATTGGCAAGCGCGAAGTTTGGCTCCGGAACCGGGTGACGTCACTGTAAAaagaattcaataaaatttatgatcaATGCTACATGCAACCGAGTTTACAATGTCAACTAGGTTTGCAGGCACAATAAGTATTGAGGCTTTCGgtatgcaaaaataaattaatgttcgCACACGAAATGAGAAAGGTTTAAACAAATACGTCCttcgaatataattaattactatgatAAAGCAAACCAAATGCGAGCGACACCAATTATTGGAAATTTCATTTTCCAATATGGTGATATTTATCACATATGCTAGAAAACAATTCTAtctaaatacatttcaaataggTTCATTACCGtaacaaaatttcatcaaTAATTCACCACATATATTAACAACTAAAATAAGCATACAAACCAAcagtaaattttatcataacaatCACTTTTCTGTCTTAACAAAGTGACACACGTCAAAGCTGAAAGTTGTTTCCCAACAATCATTCTCTGTGCTCAGAGGAAATTGTCTTCGCTAATGAGGCGTAGAGCAATAATTTACCCTCTCAATGACCTCTTTGGTAACagtaatatcattattatgacTTCCTGTTCATTGCTACGCTATTTCGATACATATTCTAAGAGCTTTAGGCGTACTTCATAACATATACTTTGTACAATTACTTTCTTCCTTAGTAATTACATGTTCGAATGTAATTTTTCTAACAAAGTTTCTATTCCtttcgttttaaaacaaaacactatCAGTAATATTTATCGTGGgcatatattgaaatattttgttcgaACTGCTGCCGTTATGTATTCACGttaaatatatagacattAAAGTACacacagttttattattttaacagtttaaaacaaaaggctgtattaatattaaagataacgTCACTCACACTGCctcatttaaattcatttggcacatataaaatattaaattcatattcaactgttctttgtttttacaattaaCGTTTATATATAGGTCAACCCAGGATTTCTTGAACACGGCGATTGTAATTatggttttcatttaaaactttaatacctCTAAGTACTTCGGGTCTCtgttgaaattaaacaatagtaatattaaagttactgCTTTTGACTAGAGTCTTTTACGGCCTTGATTCTTAGCGTTATAATTCCAATTTGAATATGAAATGTGCTTGGGATTAAagtgaattgtaaaatataattctgtcATGTAAGAGGGAAGGGGTTTGGAACagcgtaataaaatttatattcagtcAGGAATCATGACGTTCGTGTTAATTGTAACCCATTGAAAACGAAAAACGAACTGGAATCGATTGATAcactaattaaaactaactatCCATGTTAGCTTTGTGTTTGATTAAGAGTCGTTTTACAGCGCGAGttaataatagaatttatatcaaacaaatgttatataaggTAATTAGGTTGGATAGTTTGGTGTATTTATCTTCACATAGTGatagtttttaatagtaaCGTTTTAGATTACCATAAATTAGTGATGTTACCATTTTCATTACAATGGTTAtgaattaagattaaaaaatcttttacaacCTACCCACTTATAACGTCAATATGGAATTGGTATGATATTAAAGTTTGCCTCGTGATAAAAGTAATAGTTCTTGTGttgatagttaaaataaatcacatcaagttatgtaattgtaatttttatccaAACTTatattgaagataaaattttaatgtcaactGACGTCATTCATTTTTCAAGTTATTCTCAGCAAGCCTTATCGTTTTATACCCATACTctagaaatgtattaaaaataattactccGCTTATAGTCTTAGACATGCCGCCATGTTGGATTAATATTGacggtatatttttttcagaattgatttgcaaaatttaacactaacaaattacataaccagcaaattaaataaaagttagtaaaaaattaaggcatttcattttttatcgCCATGATATGATCTCCATTTATAATCAACAGTTATTACAAAGACAAACCTCTTTCAATTTTTGGGTCACTGTTGGCAGAATATAGCGCAACTGCCGAATTGTCTCTATACAGGTCGGAGACTTTTGCTTCGCAACGAAGTATTGGCGCTCCCCTCTCATAGTGGGCCGGCCACAACTGGATTTGAACATACAGTTCTGACCAGAAAAGCCCATCCGGTGCCGGCTGGACTTGATGCATCCCTGGTGTAACCTGAGGACGAATGTTTTGTGAGAATAACTTGGGAATTCTCTTCTACGCAACGAAATTAGTcactgtttatttttgtttacaatataattgatttgagtattgttcaaaattaaacaactgcaaggtctatttaaattataacaaataagatacaaatataaaatgtaggatagaacaaaatttaataagcattttttttaaactcagaGTTCTAAATctcaaattgaattaaatattatttgtgaataatttaaaatacatttctaataaaatgttaacagGAATCCTTTTTAAGCCATCTACAAAAGcttaacatgaaaaaaatctattgttaAAGTAGGTTATTACTCTCATCTTCtttgaattatttactttgctgtgcttttaattttataaactcctattaatattatataaatatacatcatAATTCCTTCTTTTGAATTCATTTTGAATtcgaatttcaaatattaaatttaactaagaCCATTAAATgccatttgaatatatttcagatgtttcctaatactttaattaccatttaaattatttgattataaataaattattccgaggaaatgaaaaaaaaaattatttccatcTACGCTAAGTATAATAACAGCTTAAAGCCAAATCGTTTATCGAGGCATGACACCATTAATCTAGATATCGGATACACATCCTAATTTACTTGAGGAATGCTAACTATTCTAGAGAGTGAAAGATGAACATGGGTGACCGTTGatcaattgtaaaataaattattttaatgcaaaatattaaataagtacgTAATAATAGAAAGCTAAGTAAACGAATGAAAGAAAGTTAAGTGCGTTGAAGAAATCAAAGCAAAAATGTAAGCTTAtcaataaactatatataactatacatCCTGgcttatgaaattaaattattaataagtgatgagatctaagattttcgcgagtattcatttaaatgaaactagtattattcggatttactacgcggattttattatttaaaaactacataatcccgacgtttcggttactttgcagcaaccgtgatcacgggcagacgaggtgtgaatgtctgtcagtttgtccttgttatttaataaccgaaacgtcgggattatgtagtttttaaataataaaatccgcgtagtaaatccgaataatactagtttcatttattaataagtgcattaaattaaaagaatgtcttaattaatacaaaagacAGCTGGCATTTATTCAATCTGCGATACTATAAAGAAtactattaagaaaaataattaaatcctaAGTTGACAGCACTTTAAGGCTTTTAGGTCGGCAGAGTTAGTATTTTTTAGATGCATAGTAACAAAGAGCACGTTTAAATACAATGattgattgaaaatttaaatgttttccttggttttcaataataaaattttctcattaattCGAAggtttagataaaaatataaaaaaaattactttaagtaATCTTTTACCTATATGAATGTTTTGACAATATTATGAGAGGCTTTgctttttcttttgtattataaagatatttaaatattattgggaGAGTGagctataaattaacattaaagttgTACGTATAATAAGTTTATCTTAACATCTTATCTTAAACTTGCTAactatcttaaaaattattaaattttgtagctAGGTTCGGAATAAACACCGTTTTAAGCGCTCAAAGACACGCGGACGTTAAGCTGTTAACGATGTTGCAGAAAGTTGATAACAagaacagaaaatattttcctttcatttaACATATGAAATATCATGAAGAGAAAAACTTTattgtcataataataataaaatgaaaattttatatttctagttAAAGTAgaagatatgaaatattgtgatatattatatatttggtttGGTTAAATATAGGGTAATATTGTTAAACAACAGCACCGCAATCTAGTGTTCATCATCGTATCCAAAGCAATCCAACGGATCTACATTCAAAGTGAGTAATGTGGTACCCAGTGCTGCATTGCGGTTTGCACTCATTAACTCAGACTCAGGATAAGACTAAATTGAAGAAAGGCATTTAtggtgttattaatatatttacttttagctaatatttaaatggaatcTACACTTTGCGTATGATTGCAAACTGAAATTAGTCCACTGTAGGTTTGGCGTTTGgctttaaaaatctattctcGATGATGAATATACGCATTATATggttttgatgaaattattaCCTCTTTACtatattcatgttttttaacttttatttcacatgTGGACcgataaaacttatttaattattttaatttgtttattttaaaacgtttctTGGGCTAACAAGCTCACTGAATCCTCTCTGTTGGTAAAGTTCTGACTTAGTTCAACGTTATACATCAAAGTTAAACAGCTAATTAGATATCATTTAGTATCCGAGCTGGGTTTAACTGAAGCAGATTGGAATGATGTATGAAGCTGCAATGTAGACTTACCTTTgacttgaaaattttaacatgttTAACATGTTTAACATGTTTCTAAGTTTTTTGTGCATAATTtaagtttgttatttaaataagtattcgatatatgattaaaatttttagaattgGCGCAATCCTATCTGTAAAGTATCATATTGATTGTTAATCAGTGGGATGGCTGCAGGAAGCATATACCAAAACGTAGTTTGGCGGTCCTCGTTGCCTTCTGTGGTTACATAATTCTACTGAAGTTTTTAGATATAACGGTATATAAAGGTAGTATTGATGCTCGTTTCGAATCACACCGTGTCACGTTAAAGTAAATGTTTGATTATCCTCTGAAGTATGTTTGATTTTTGTGTACTAagagaaaacataaaaatctaattttgcATTGCCTTGACTTGTTGAttatctcatttaaatgaaaccaatatttttcggatatactactcttgctttatttttggttaaaactacatactcccgacgtttcggttccttttcagcaaccgtgatcaccgACAGATGAGATGTGAACGTCTGCCCATAgtatattcgaaaaatattcgtttcatttatatgaataaaactcgcgaaagtcttagatctcattgggGATTATCtttttgtaagttattttaaggaaaaatatttttatacaaaatacatttcgAGCACACTAACCTTTAAACATAGTTGAACAATATGagtttttgtacaaataatatcttaatgttacattttaaaattaaaatacggaACCTtgagaaaataaacattttataattttgaaatagaaagaactcggttttaattaaaatgtaaagaattaaatcgtttagaataaaatcaaaacaacaGTGGTCGCCTCACAGAGAGAAAGCTAACAGCTAACAGTCGCCATAAGTTTAATACAAAGTCAGCTGTTTACTTCAAGACGACCGCGGAATGAACGGGCAATACCATTGTTCCTCTTTTAATTTCCAACGGAATTGTCAACAAATGTGTGGAAGTGTCGCTGCGAAACAGTCGGTTACAAATTCTAACAAGAACAATAAGCAAACTTGAGACCAGAACGTAAATACCGTAGCAGCAAAATATTCTAAGGAACCATCTTCAGACGCATTAAAACTTACACACCTAGAAAACTATTCGCTTTTACCATGAATAAagtgttaattaaatgttgaTGCTGTAAGAAGTTATAGTAAATGAGTTTCTAAAGTAAATTGGATTTGTGCGAAATTATGCAATCTCTTTAAGAGGAAAACTTTGAATTGACAGCATCAAACAGTAAGTTTTTGATTGGGATTAATGATTTGCACAAAgtgtaatattacatttaaaaaaacccatgattttagaaaatttcacAGAAAGCTTtccatttaaacaaaataataagtaagaaatgaagtgttttttaaattctactttattttatgtaaggtTTTAAAGTATAGTAATGTTCAACTACctccttaaatttaaattgaaatatatataaaaaaattaacactgaGTTCGAATCACTGACTTCGGGATTATAGCGTTCGAGTAGATTAACTGACTGTGACTTAACTGACTTGATTCTGATAAATGATTGAgcatcttataaatttaaccgTCATATTAGAACGGACAGAAAactttatatagtatatttaccGGTAGGTCATTGATGTAGAAGGTAAGCTCGGAAGGCGGGCGACTCGGTCCTGAGGAACAGTTGCCTCGCAGGACGTCCCCTGGCATGTAGTAATGCTGGCTCGTCAGGATAGATGGTGAAGTTGCTGGTAAGACTAACAGACGAATAAaccattaaaacaatattaattaataaaacatcacaaacgattgaaataacaagaaaaaagttagcttcataattatttttttgatgattTCCGCTATTTGAaagcaaaaattaaaaccaatttattttagatcCAGAAAACCGATGTttgcgaaataaaaaaacacaaaaacttgcttattatttttattatttcatacaattatttatgttaattatttcaagCCATCTTACCGACAACGTCCATTGTATTAGATACGATGGAGGTCGCAAAAGAAGGTGCATCCGCTGTAACCTCACAGCTAAAGTTTCCCGACAGACCAAAACTCACTCGGGTTAGCACAACTTGGCTCTGATTGGATCTCGCCAGCTAAAGTTAACAAAGAAtgcatatattaaaacttttcattaaattatcacAGACTGAACAATTAAGATTTGAAAACATCAAAGgtgattgtaatataataataatttgatgttCTTACATGCAATTACTATTACACTGTTAAAATCtatacaacaaaatttatattcgtatcaaaatatattacatttttatcaaatattcatattctttgaatattttgtatgagtACTACTGCCTACATCATTTCCTCCTAAAATCCCAAGCCGTTAGTTCTTTTTAGGTAAAATTCTGGTAAAATCCTTACTCAGTGTACGACCTCACACGGTCAATAGGGCAGAAATGTATCATAAAGAGCAGATGTGAGTTCCATACTCGGCTGAAATTAATGAGGAGACCTTTGCTTTATCTTTAATGGCCCTTTATGACCTTGTGTAGGCggtttaatattagaaatttatttttatgtaagaaataaataaatttattatcctattaatttctaaaatatatttcgatttaattttttaaaaagtgtgtttatatactataataacaatagattatatgtaataatcattaaagCATTGATTTATGTGTTCTCCGTACaattgttatacaaattttattaataatctgtTCTAtcttactaataaataataaaaaaattgttgtagctattaatttttaaatttatatcacattttAGCTCGCTGCCTCTTTAAGATTTAATCCAATTATGTGCAATTAACTCGTCGCCATCCCAGAaaaggttaaattaaaaatccaaattatattttcctcaTAATGAAGgcgaattttttatatcctgCTCCTTACTTCTAAAGATTCGTAGCATTAcagcaattataaaaatacgatCTTGCGTGAATCGAGAACGAGTTCGCGTGCTTTCAAAATACCAAATGAGAGTTTTATGAGAACAAAACTGTATTTTCACGTCTGATGGCTGGCAGatgttcataaatttaatccCTTACtgcttttatttcataatc
This window contains:
- the LOC116769064 gene encoding uncharacterized protein LOC116769064 isoform X2, giving the protein MPRVVQRGRNVTMACLYQVHQSEIYSVKWYRGTQEFYRYSPLESPTTRVTPVNGIKVDRLNSNETHVVLMRVTANLSGNYSCEVIQNAHTFPHFTASARLDVVGIGGLRAIELKISPPVVQRGSDVILACLYELTDAPLYSVKWYRGRHEFYRYSPTETPATKIFPFAGINVDLARSNQSQVVLTRVSFGLSGNFSCEVTADAPSFATSIVSNTMDVVVLPATSPSILTSQHYYMPGDVLRGNCSSGPSRPPSELTFYINDLPVTPGMHQVQPAPDGLFWSELYVQIQLWPAHYERGAPILRCEAKVSDLYRDNSAVALYSANSDPKIERVTSPGSGAKLRACQFLLLLHIIVWANNT